The Corynebacterium simulans genome contains a region encoding:
- a CDS encoding GDSL-type esterase/lipase family protein, with the protein MNLKKKVMAAFAATCIAVGLGTAPQAVAADANLVAFGDSVLADPDAGAYLTARLSSQSAGGVNCPQSNNYARRTGAKLGLPVADFSCSGAVSFSRGPQMFAQVDRAIQTGALSPNTRRVLYATGFNDTYNNPGMSEGELRRRFVDANAPLIGRIRAAAPNARIQIVGYPTIGSAGSYCLLHVGPAPLDHTFLPNVRAWEDASQWMQVDLAARTGTEFLDLKPSTRDKGMCATADRRMWAGLVDFTAGDGNLPLHVNARGHEHAANVIAGS; encoded by the coding sequence ATGAACCTGAAAAAGAAGGTAATGGCAGCTTTTGCTGCGACCTGCATCGCGGTAGGCCTGGGCACGGCACCTCAAGCGGTGGCAGCCGATGCAAATCTGGTGGCCTTTGGTGATTCCGTGTTGGCCGACCCAGACGCGGGTGCTTATCTCACCGCGCGTCTGAGCTCCCAGAGTGCTGGCGGCGTGAATTGTCCGCAGTCTAATAACTATGCCCGCCGCACTGGCGCGAAGCTGGGCCTGCCGGTCGCAGACTTTTCTTGCTCCGGCGCTGTTTCCTTCTCGCGCGGCCCGCAGATGTTCGCCCAGGTTGATCGCGCTATCCAGACTGGCGCGTTGAGCCCAAATACCCGCCGCGTTCTCTACGCCACGGGCTTTAATGACACGTATAACAACCCAGGCATGAGCGAGGGTGAGCTGCGCCGCCGCTTCGTGGATGCGAACGCTCCGCTCATCGGCCGCATCCGTGCTGCGGCGCCAAATGCGCGCATTCAGATCGTCGGGTATCCCACCATCGGCTCTGCTGGTAGCTATTGCCTGCTGCACGTGGGTCCGGCACCGCTCGATCACACCTTCTTGCCGAATGTGCGGGCTTGGGAGGATGCTTCCCAATGGATGCAGGTGGACTTGGCCGCGCGTACCGGGACCGAGTTCCTCGACCTGAAGCCGAGCACCCGCGATAAAGGCATGTGTGCCACCGCGGATCGCCGCATGTGGGCCGGCCTGGTTGACTTCACTGCTGGCGACGGCAACCTGCCGCTTC
- a CDS encoding AMP-binding protein, whose amino-acid sequence MPFNFSDLTFHAAALSRFIPQLFKSGIITHRDGITPLLKAGPILSRYRFTTARELEQGYITCPERLALIDDDGTLTYRQLRNNAQTLAKHLRSLDLPEIRLGVMARNGRGIITPLGAKGYAGAHIFLLNVGSSPEQLAGCIEENNINVLVIDDEFIDRLDPAYHERIAVIIGHDSGAEHFGLPTLDGIVKHAEAVRDIRLPKYPKHGHIVLMSSGTTGIPKGIMRPEPTLPVVLASIVENIPWRANQKVQMTASIFHTWGWACLNIALGLRNTIVTRRVFDPAAALDDIQRYQLDGLLSSPVFFRQMVEVDPDSAYDTSSLKFIASAGHALTPEIVKETHERFGPILCNVYGSTELALASTASMEEVAKDPTIGGKIASGTKLRILDEEGNEVPRGEVGEIYLTNSTALIGYTNPKIPLHKVDGLISIGDLGYIDPEGYLHVVGRADDMIIVGGENVHPQSVTEVLEAMPGIAEVHAGGVEDETTFQRIAVWAVTTRDALGNAVTADAIRAWVRENLADHSVPRDVHFLDKLPRNATGKVVPRLLHGTD is encoded by the coding sequence ATGCCTTTTAATTTCTCTGATTTAACCTTCCACGCCGCTGCCCTGAGCCGCTTTATCCCGCAGCTTTTTAAGTCCGGCATCATCACCCACCGTGATGGCATCACCCCGCTGCTCAAGGCCGGCCCCATCTTAAGCCGCTACCGCTTTACCACTGCCCGCGAGCTCGAGCAGGGCTATATCACCTGCCCAGAGCGCCTCGCGCTAATCGACGACGACGGCACCCTCACCTACCGCCAACTGCGCAACAACGCGCAGACCCTGGCCAAGCACCTACGCAGCCTCGATCTGCCAGAAATCCGCCTCGGCGTGATGGCCCGCAACGGCCGCGGCATCATCACCCCATTAGGCGCCAAGGGATACGCAGGCGCGCATATCTTCCTGCTCAACGTCGGTTCTTCCCCAGAGCAGCTCGCAGGCTGCATCGAGGAAAACAACATCAACGTGCTCGTCATCGACGACGAATTCATCGACCGCCTCGATCCCGCCTATCACGAGAGGATCGCCGTTATTATCGGGCATGACTCGGGCGCGGAACATTTCGGGCTGCCGACGCTAGACGGCATCGTCAAGCACGCCGAAGCAGTGCGCGACATCCGCTTGCCAAAGTATCCGAAGCACGGGCACATCGTGCTGATGTCTTCTGGCACCACCGGCATCCCCAAGGGCATCATGCGCCCGGAGCCGACGCTGCCGGTCGTGCTGGCATCCATCGTGGAAAACATCCCCTGGCGTGCCAACCAGAAGGTGCAGATGACCGCATCCATCTTCCACACGTGGGGCTGGGCCTGCCTCAATATCGCGCTGGGACTGCGCAATACCATCGTGACCCGTCGCGTCTTCGACCCGGCGGCCGCGCTCGATGACATCCAGCGCTACCAGCTCGATGGTCTGCTTTCCTCCCCCGTCTTCTTCCGCCAGATGGTTGAGGTTGACCCGGATTCGGCGTATGACACCTCTTCGCTGAAGTTCATTGCCTCCGCCGGGCATGCGCTGACCCCGGAGATCGTGAAGGAAACCCACGAGCGCTTCGGCCCGATTCTCTGCAACGTCTATGGCTCCACGGAGCTGGCGCTGGCGTCGACGGCCAGCATGGAAGAGGTGGCTAAAGACCCGACCATCGGCGGCAAGATTGCCTCCGGCACTAAGCTGCGCATCCTCGATGAGGAGGGCAATGAGGTTCCGCGCGGCGAGGTCGGCGAGATCTACCTGACCAATTCCACCGCACTCATTGGCTATACCAATCCGAAGATCCCACTCCACAAGGTCGATGGCCTCATTTCCATCGGGGACTTGGGCTATATCGACCCCGAGGGCTACCTGCATGTGGTGGGCCGCGCCGATGACATGATCATCGTCGGCGGCGAGAACGTGCACCCGCAGTCGGTGACGGAGGTACTCGAGGCCATGCCGGGCATCGCGGAGGTGCATGCCGGTGGCGTGGAGGATGAAACCACCTTCCAGCGCATCGCCGTGTGGGCGGTGACCACGCGGGACGCCCTAGGCAACGCCGTGACTGCCGACGCCATCCGTGCCTGGGTCCGCGAGAACCTGGCGGACCACTCCGTGCCGCGCGATGTCCACTTCCTGGACAAACTCCCGCGCAATGCCACGGGCAAGGTGGTGCCGCGCCTGCTGCACGGCACCGACTAA
- the nagE gene encoding N-acetylglucosamine-specific PTS transporter subunit IIBC produces the protein MKIDVMGPLQRLGKALMGAVAVLPVAAILSGVGYWISSAAGPDNLAAQLLISSGDAVLSNLGWIFAIAIAFGLAKDSNGAAALSGFLAFATFMKLLGPEAVAGYRGIEDPTALTGDEALEWAAEGWNAVGGGNVLFGILAGVMAAWVYNRFHGTKLPDFLAFFSGRRLVPILTAVIAIVISGILYFVWPFIYNALFNFGTSIQGLGAAGAGIYGVANRLLIPTGLHHALNSVFWFDVIGINDIGNFQAGQKTIEAAATATSAADCPGIWANGQCTVEGVVGRYQAGFFPVMMFGLPGAALAMYLRADKNKRKVVGSLMAAGALASFFTGVTEPLEFSFMFVAPLLYVVHALLMGLSVFIASAMDWTAGFGFSAGFVDMLLSSQNPLANKWYMLLVMGVGFFALYFVIFYFLIGWLNLKTPGRGEDDAVADSMEDSATGDEKTARDAARIIEGLGGKDNIDSLDYCTTRLRVGVKEQALVDDSVIKRAAVSGVIHPSEKSVQVIVGPAVQFMYDEVSHQLRHGSPALATTGAASAAGAGASAAAAQSGSGDAAGVDVRTPFAGDVVELSQVPDASFVQGMVGEGFAVMPDAVDAFDVCAPVDGTITMIFKTRHAFGMKTADGLDLLIHIGIDTVELKGEGFTALAKKGDTVTAGTPIIAVEASKLRERGVNLITPVVCPTAKQVAGVDIAREGHALPGEVAATVKRSS, from the coding sequence ATGAAAATCGATGTCATGGGGCCGCTGCAGCGGCTCGGAAAAGCCCTCATGGGCGCTGTGGCGGTGCTGCCCGTCGCGGCGATCCTCAGTGGCGTTGGCTACTGGATCTCCAGCGCGGCTGGCCCGGATAACCTCGCCGCCCAGCTGCTGATCAGCTCCGGCGACGCGGTGCTGTCCAACCTGGGCTGGATCTTCGCCATCGCCATTGCTTTCGGCCTGGCCAAGGATTCCAACGGCGCCGCGGCGCTCTCTGGTTTCCTGGCCTTCGCCACCTTCATGAAGCTGCTGGGCCCGGAGGCCGTGGCCGGCTACCGCGGCATCGAAGACCCCACCGCGCTGACCGGCGATGAGGCCCTGGAATGGGCCGCGGAAGGCTGGAACGCCGTGGGCGGCGGCAACGTCCTCTTCGGCATCCTCGCCGGCGTCATGGCGGCCTGGGTATATAACCGCTTCCACGGCACCAAGCTGCCGGATTTTTTGGCTTTCTTCTCAGGACGGCGCCTCGTGCCGATTCTTACCGCCGTCATCGCCATAGTGATTTCCGGCATCCTCTACTTCGTGTGGCCGTTCATCTACAACGCGCTCTTTAACTTCGGTACCTCCATCCAAGGATTGGGCGCGGCGGGCGCCGGTATTTATGGCGTGGCTAACCGCCTGCTCATCCCGACCGGCCTGCACCACGCGCTGAACTCCGTCTTCTGGTTCGATGTCATCGGTATCAATGACATCGGCAACTTCCAGGCTGGTCAGAAGACCATCGAGGCAGCCGCTACTGCTACCTCCGCCGCCGATTGCCCGGGCATTTGGGCCAACGGCCAGTGCACGGTCGAGGGCGTCGTCGGCCGCTATCAGGCGGGCTTCTTCCCAGTCATGATGTTCGGCTTGCCGGGCGCGGCACTCGCCATGTACCTGCGCGCGGATAAGAACAAGCGCAAGGTCGTCGGTTCCCTGATGGCCGCAGGTGCTTTGGCCTCCTTCTTCACCGGCGTGACTGAGCCGCTGGAGTTCTCCTTCATGTTCGTCGCCCCGCTGCTCTACGTGGTGCACGCGCTGCTGATGGGCCTGTCCGTCTTCATCGCTTCCGCCATGGATTGGACCGCCGGCTTTGGCTTCTCTGCCGGTTTCGTGGACATGTTGCTCTCCTCACAGAACCCGCTGGCTAATAAGTGGTACATGCTGCTGGTCATGGGTGTGGGCTTCTTCGCCCTGTACTTCGTCATCTTCTACTTCCTTATCGGCTGGCTCAACCTCAAGACCCCGGGCCGCGGCGAGGACGATGCGGTAGCAGATTCCATGGAGGATTCCGCCACCGGCGATGAGAAGACTGCTCGTGATGCCGCCCGCATCATCGAGGGTCTCGGCGGCAAGGACAACATTGACTCATTGGACTACTGCACCACGCGCCTGCGCGTCGGCGTGAAGGAGCAGGCGCTTGTCGACGACTCCGTGATCAAACGCGCCGCCGTCTCCGGCGTCATCCACCCCTCCGAGAAGAGCGTCCAGGTCATCGTGGGCCCGGCCGTGCAATTCATGTATGACGAGGTCAGCCACCAGCTGCGCCACGGCTCCCCGGCCCTGGCCACGACTGGTGCAGCGAGCGCGGCAGGTGCTGGAGCCAGCGCCGCTGCCGCTCAGAGCGGAAGCGGTGATGCCGCTGGCGTCGACGTGCGCACCCCGTTCGCCGGAGACGTTGTCGAGCTCTCCCAGGTCCCGGATGCGTCCTTTGTGCAGGGCATGGTGGGTGAAGGCTTCGCGGTGATGCCTGATGCCGTCGATGCCTTCGACGTCTGCGCCCCGGTAGACGGCACCATCACCATGATCTTTAAGACGCGCCACGCCTTCGGCATGAAGACCGCGGATGGGCTGGACCTGCTCATTCACATCGGCATCGACACCGTGGAGCTCAAGGGCGAAGGTTTCACCGCCCTGGCTAAGAAGGGCGATACCGTCACTGCCGGCACGCCGATCATCGCGGTGGAGGCAAGCAAGCTGCGCGAGCGCGGCGTCAACCTCATCACCCCGGTGGTGTGCCCGACGGCCAAGCAGGTCGCCGGAGTCGACATCGCTCGCGAGGGCCATGCCCTGCCAGGCGAAGTCGCAGCAACCGTCAAGCGCAGCAGCTAG
- the nagB gene encoding glucosamine-6-phosphate deaminase, with protein MEILIRSTPAEVAVEAADIFAHYANAGATLGLATGSTPVAMYKELITRHERGEVSFARSRAFLLDEYIGLERTHEQSYYSTIRREFTSHVDFDDDLVKSPAGDSDDPATAAATYDKAIRDAGGVDIQLLGIGANGHVGFNEPSSSLQSRTRIKTLHPQTVQDNARFFDNEDEVPRHVLTQGLGTISEARHLLLLATGSNKASAVHAMVEGPLSAHCPASILQWHQRATVILDEAAASQLEDREYYVFADKHRPHRPLFS; from the coding sequence ATGGAAATCCTCATCCGCTCCACGCCGGCCGAAGTGGCCGTGGAGGCCGCTGACATCTTCGCGCACTACGCCAACGCCGGCGCCACCTTGGGCCTGGCCACAGGATCGACCCCGGTAGCGATGTACAAGGAGCTCATTACGCGCCATGAGCGCGGCGAGGTGAGCTTTGCCCGCAGCCGCGCATTCCTGCTTGATGAATACATCGGGCTGGAGCGTACCCACGAGCAGTCCTACTATTCCACCATCCGCCGCGAATTCACCAGCCACGTGGATTTCGATGATGACCTGGTAAAAAGCCCCGCTGGTGACTCCGATGACCCCGCCACCGCCGCGGCCACCTATGACAAGGCCATCCGTGATGCCGGCGGCGTGGACATCCAGCTGCTGGGCATCGGGGCCAACGGGCACGTCGGCTTCAACGAGCCGTCGAGCTCCCTGCAATCACGCACCCGCATCAAGACGCTGCACCCGCAAACCGTGCAGGACAATGCCCGCTTCTTTGACAACGAAGACGAGGTCCCGCGCCACGTGCTGACCCAAGGATTGGGCACCATCAGTGAGGCCCGCCACCTGCTCTTGTTGGCCACTGGCAGCAACAAGGCCAGCGCGGTCCACGCCATGGTGGAAGGCCCGCTCTCCGCGCACTGCCCCGCGTCGATCCTGCAGTGGCACCAGCGCGCCACGGTGATCCTCGATGAAGCCGCCGCCTCCCAGCTGGAGGACCGCGAGTACTACGTTTTCGCGGACAAGCACCGTCCGCACCGCCCACTCTTTTCCTAA
- a CDS encoding N-acetylglucosamine-6-phosphate deacetylase codes for MQTKEKGHVEGLYIDENFELRAGAVTFGESIEGIVLGDVPQAEAAWRAGDSDALLWVPGFVDLHNHGGNGGGFPNGDYEQCLAAARFHRAHGTTTLLASLVSGTQEELCARAELLAQLAEEGEIAGIHMEGPFIAAAKCGAQDPSRIVPGDPDFFRAVIAAARGHLRSITFAPETENVDKLLDVCAEHGIIASLGHTEADYDTTLSVIAKAKELGLTVTGTHLFNGMPSIHHRAPGPVAALLTAAKAGDVSVELIADGVHLVDGAVDMAHSHRAFAITDAMAAAGMADGDYELGSLPVTVSGGVARVPSGAIAGGTSTLSQQFASFAERHGLGEAVRFTSTTAADVLGETNLGRIAVGARANLVGLNSHYQPVRVIVDGADIPLS; via the coding sequence ATGCAGACAAAGGAGAAAGGCCACGTCGAGGGCCTCTATATTGATGAAAACTTCGAGCTGCGCGCTGGGGCCGTCACGTTCGGGGAGAGTATTGAGGGCATAGTGCTTGGCGACGTCCCCCAAGCCGAGGCTGCCTGGCGCGCCGGGGACTCGGATGCGTTGCTGTGGGTGCCCGGCTTCGTGGACCTACACAACCACGGCGGCAACGGCGGGGGATTCCCCAACGGCGACTACGAGCAGTGCCTAGCCGCCGCCCGCTTCCACCGCGCGCACGGCACAACGACACTGCTGGCCAGCTTGGTCTCCGGCACGCAAGAAGAACTCTGCGCCCGGGCGGAGCTTTTAGCCCAGCTGGCTGAAGAAGGCGAGATCGCCGGAATCCACATGGAGGGCCCCTTCATCGCTGCGGCCAAATGCGGCGCACAGGACCCATCGCGCATCGTGCCCGGTGACCCGGACTTCTTCCGCGCGGTCATCGCCGCGGCCCGCGGCCACCTGCGTTCGATTACCTTCGCGCCGGAAACGGAGAACGTCGACAAGCTGCTCGACGTCTGCGCGGAGCATGGCATCATCGCCAGCCTGGGCCACACCGAGGCCGATTATGACACCACGCTGAGCGTTATCGCCAAGGCTAAGGAGCTCGGCCTGACCGTGACTGGAACGCACCTCTTTAATGGCATGCCTTCTATTCACCACCGCGCGCCGGGCCCGGTAGCGGCTTTGCTCACCGCAGCGAAGGCGGGGGATGTGTCCGTCGAGCTCATCGCAGATGGTGTGCATCTTGTTGACGGCGCCGTGGACATGGCTCACAGTCACCGCGCCTTCGCCATCACTGATGCCATGGCGGCGGCCGGCATGGCCGACGGTGACTATGAGCTGGGTTCGCTGCCTGTCACCGTGAGCGGGGGAGTCGCGCGCGTGCCCAGCGGTGCTATCGCGGGCGGCACCTCTACATTGTCCCAGCAATTCGCCAGCTTCGCCGAGCGCCATGGTCTGGGCGAGGCGGTGCGTTTTACCTCCACCACGGCAGCCGACGTGTTGGGGGAGACGAATCTAGGCCGCATCGCGGTTGGCGCGCGCGCCAACCTGGTTGGCCTTAACTCTCACTACCAACCGGTGCGCGTCATCGTCGACGGCGCGGACATCCCACTCTCTTAA